Genomic segment of Rhinoraja longicauda isolate Sanriku21f chromosome 4, sRhiLon1.1, whole genome shotgun sequence:
TAGGAACTGGCCACATAAAGCTCCATTGGCATTTCAAAGAAGGATCAGAATAGAAAATGCTCAATTCAAATTGAAGTAGGGTCATGCATTTTTAAAACTTAGTATAGGTGTATCACAGACACTTTTATGTGCAATGCCAGGAGGGTAAATGTTCTCGTCATTTCCTGTAATGTATGTTTGAACTACGGAATTCTGCAACAGGATAACTGGTCATGCAATAGTATTCGCCAAGCTTGTGGCATCACATATGGGTCATTGTTCAGCTGGACACTCTCAGCTGGGCACCCTCATTTCCAAGAAGCAATTTTCTCTTCATTACCTCTGAATTTATATTTTCAATGTCTCTCTTGAGCCCATTGCTTCAAACTTCATTCCCTAaccaggggtggcacagcggtagagtttttgcctgacagcgcccgagacccgggttcgatcctgacccacgGGTTGTTTGTACAAAGTACagtctgtgcgttctccctgtgaccatataggttttctctaggtgctccggtttcctcctacactccagagagtacagatttgtagattcattggctttggttACATTGtctggcgtgtaggatagtgctaatgatcGCTGGTccgcgtggattcgatgggccgaaggacttgattccgcgctgtatctctgacgtCTAAACCAATGGTATTCCCATCTCAGGTCATTACCTGGTGATTAACCAAACTATACAGAATCCAAATGATAGATTTAACCTCAGACTGAAATTTCACCTTTATATTTTAGTTTTTTCAATCTGcctctaaatattttttaaaactctgGTCAAGTTTTTTTGATCAAGGAAGGTTGATGAATGCACGGCCCAAGAAGTAGTCTGCATAGGCTAATAAGTTTCTCCAAAGCCGGGGGATGTATAGGGGATGAAAATCAAAGTCGATTTTCTGCTGCTTTTATGTAATGCTGCCATAGGAAGCTCCAAAACTCAGATCTTCTGGTCCATTATAACAAAAAAAACAGTGCCGGAGTAACCGGGGGATTCGCTATCCAATTAGTctatggtcccgacccgaaacgtcacctatccatgttctccagagatgctgcctgaccagctgagttactccagtattttgtgtcttttatgaaccaacatctgctgttccttgtttttcCACTTGGGCCCATTGTAATTCTGCTATCCCGTTCACTGGGACGCTGACAACCGTTGGTCCTCCACGATCCCGTGATGCATCGGGGCAGATGGTCCTCCGCGTTCCCGGGGTTcccggaagggaagggaaggtgaaggagaaggacAGTCGGTGCGATGGCTGCTTACTTGACGCACCAGCAGAAAGTGCTTCGACTTTACAAAAGGGCTCTGCGGCACTTGGAGTCCTGGTGCATTTTCAGGTTCGCCCATTTTCTCAAGTCAGTGACGGGAGTTAAATTCAGTAAAAGCTCGCGTATTAACGTACAGTACAGCTGGTGTCTGTTTGTCTCTCACAAAATGAGCCTCAGCGTCGGGGTGTTTCCATGTAGAATTGTATTTACCATCCAGTTGGACTCGTGCAACATCCAGGCGTTTCATACTGCTTCATTCCGTAAGATCAGGGCAGATCTTGAATTCCTAATGACAAAGTTCAGAGGAGGTGAGAGGGGTGCAGAAGTCAAGGCTGATCTTGCCCCCAACTCCACTTTGATGCCAGTGTGCCACTTCATCTTAACTGCAATTCCCACATAACTCTTCTCCAAATTACTAAGTCAACGCAGGCTTGTTTGAATCCCACCAGATTGTTGTGATTTGGTGACAAGCTATCCTTtcaagagaggggagtgtgtgatTGTGCAATGAGTTTAGTTTACGTGCTTGCCACGGTTGAACAGTTGACCTTGTGTACAAGTTGTGAGATGTGGAGTGGGGTCTGAAAATCAGTGGACTTGCTGTTTTGCTAATGTTTTCCGCCATCTGCAATTTTCTCCCATTCTCAGTAAGAATTGTTTGCAGCCACAAAGTGCCTGATTATCGGTTATATCATTGCCTCCAATTTGTGTTAACTGCTTCAGTGAATGTGCATCAGTGCTGAAGCCGACAAGAGTAGGTATAGCACTGACTGGTAATTTTTGTAATGAGGTCCATTCTCTAACTCCTGTCTAATCTCCGCCAGGTGAAATGGGCCACAGACCAATTCTATGTTTGAGTCATGTGCCCATTTGCCAGTGCTAAGCAattacccccacccaccccccaaatGTACTGTGAATAAAGTTGATATTGGGACAAGGATCATCAAACTGTTTGACGTGTTCTGTTTGTAGAAATGGTCAGTATGTGTACTGTATGATGGTTCAGTGATATTTAAACTATTGTTTTGAATCCTTTTCTCTGCCTGGTAATCTCCCAGAACAGAGGTGGAAATGGTGTTTGTCTGGTGTAGCCAGGGAATCTTTTGGTAATTGACAAGCAGGAGAGCAATCATAATAGTAATATTTTATttacctttcataattttagtTAATGTTATGATACTGCATGTTTTGTTGTAATGAATTTTGAAAAAACAGCTTCTGGGCTTGTGCTTATGTTTCCTATTTTCCTAATCAGAGACAAATACCGTTTTTATGCCTGCATGCTGCGAGCAAGATTTGACGAACATCGAGATGAAACAGACATGGTCAAGGCTACTAAGTTACTGAAGGCTGGTGAGGAAGAATTCTGGTCCCGGCAGCATCCTCAACCTTATATCTTCCCTGATTCTCCAGGAGGCACATCCTATGAGAGATATGAATGCTACAAGGTGTGAGATGAAATTCAATTGgtataatatttattttataaaataacTTATGCATTACCTTTCCAGTGTTTTAACTAAGAAAATACTCTTGCTCGTCATTTTTATTACTGAGACTAattctaattttatatacttgtgaAACAAGGGAAAGACACACTAATGGGGAGAAACACAGGCAGTGCAATACTACATTCGCattcagtttattttaatttatttttgcgtAAACACATTGATCTTTGAAAACAATTATACACAATGGAGGGTGGATGGACATGGTAGAAGGAAACTGGTTGAAAGGCAGAGATATCTATCACTGCTTATCATCAGTGAAGTGAGTAAGGGTGGCGATGGGGGTGTTCAAAGGGACAGGGATAAGAATGAAAGAGTCCAAGGGTACTTGCAATTGTGTGTCGGAGAAGTAGGTGCATGATGTTTATTTTACGTACACTAATTGAACTACTGTACTCTGTGTGGTGAAGTACTCCAATTAGGCAAGGTGTCCCAAATATTAGGTTCAGCAACAATGTCTCAGACAacttcctcgataacttccggttcccaggcccccactccctcatctttaccatggatgtccagtcactctatacttccatcccccacaagggtggtctcgaagccctccgttt
This window contains:
- the ndufb9 gene encoding NADH dehydrogenase [ubiquinone] 1 beta subcomplex subunit 9 is translated as MAAYLTHQQKVLRLYKRALRHLESWCIFRDKYRFYACMLRARFDEHRDETDMVKATKLLKAGEEEFWSRQHPQPYIFPDSPGGTSYERYECYKVPEFYLDYWHPSEKAMYPDYFAKREQWKQLRLLSWDKEMKQLQEEVTENPKSEALPPARKEGEFPPLWWNIVTRPRERPT